The Pan troglodytes isolate AG18354 chromosome 1, NHGRI_mPanTro3-v2.0_pri, whole genome shotgun sequence genome includes a region encoding these proteins:
- the CELF3 gene encoding CUGBP Elav-like family member 3 isoform X4, translating into MKEPDAIKLFVGQIPRHLEEKDLKPIFEQFGRIFELTVIKDKYTGLHKGCAFLTYCARDSALKAQSALHEQKTLPGMNRPIQVKPADSESRGEDRKLFVGMLGKQQTDEDVRKMFEPFGTIDECTVLRGPDGTSKGCAFVKFQTHAEAQAAINTLHSSRTLPGASSSLVVKFADTEKERGLRRMQQVATQLGMFSPIALQFGAYSAYTQALMQQQAALVAAHSAYLSPMATMAAVQMQHMAAINANGLIATPITPSSAQSPAAPVDPLQQAYAGMQHYTAAYPAAYSLVAPAFPQPPALVAQQPPPPPQQQQQQQQQQQQQQREGPDGCNIFIYHLPQEFTDSEILQMFVPFGHVISAKVFVDRATNQSKCFGFVSFDNPASAQAAIQAMNGFQIGMKRLKVQLKRPKDANRPY; encoded by the exons ATGAAGGAGCCAGATGCCATCAAGCTGTTTGTGGGGCAGATCCCGAGGCATCTGGAGGAGAAGGACCTGAAGCCCATCTTCGAACAGTTTGGTCGGATCTTTGAGCTGACTGTCATCAAGGACAAGTACACCGGGCTGCACAAGG GATGTGCCTTCCTGACATACTGTGCCCGGGATTCAGCCCTGAAGGCCCAGAGCGCCCTGCACGAACAGAAGACGCTTCCAGGG aTGAACAGGCCGATCCAGGTCAAGCCAGCCGACAGCGAGAGCCGAGGAG AAGACCGGAAGCTCTTTGTGGGGATGCTAGGGAAGCAGCAGACAGATGAGGACGTCCGGAAGATGTTTGAGCCCTTCGGGACCATCGACGAGTGCACTGTGCTCCGGGGGCCAGATGGCACCAGCAAAG GCTGCGCCTTCGTGAAGTTCCAGACCCACGCTGAGGCCCAGGCGGCCATCAACACCCTTCACAGCAGCCGGACCCTGCCA GGTGCCTCGTCCAGCCTGGTGGTGAAGTTTGCTGACACCGAGAAGGAGCGAGGTCTCCGCCGCATGCAGCAGGTGGCCACCCAGTTGGGCATGTTCAGCCCCATCGCCCTCCAGTTTGGAGCCTACAGCGCCTACACCCAGGCC ctGATGCAGCAGCAGGCGGCCCTGGTAGCGGCTCACAGTGCCTACCTCAGCCCCATGGCCACCATGGCTGCCGTGCAGATGCAGCACATGGCTGCCATCAATGCCAATGGCCTCATCGCCACCCCCATCACCCCATCCTCAG CCCAGAGCCCCGCGGCCCCCGTGGACCCCCTGCAGCAGGCCTACGCAGGGATGCAGCACTACACAG cagCCTACCCAGCAGCCTACAGCCTGGTTGCACCTGCGTTCCCGCAGCCTCCAGCCCTGGTCGCCCAGCAGCCCCCACCACCGcctcaacagcagcagcagcagcagcagcagcaacagcagcagcaaagaGAAG GCCCTGATGGCTGCAACATCTTCATCTACCACCTGCCCCAGGAGTTCACTGACTCAGAGATCCTCCAGATGTTTGTCCCCTTTGGCCACGTCATCTCAGCCAAAGTCTTTGTTGACCGGGCCACCAATCAAAGCAAATGTTTTG GCTTTGTGAGTTTCGACAATCCGGCCAGTGCCCAGGCTGCCATCCAGGCCATGAATGGCTTCCAGATCGGCATGAAGCGCCTCAAAGTCCAGCTAAAGCGGCCTAAGGATGCCAACCGGCCCTACTGA
- the CELF3 gene encoding CUGBP Elav-like family member 3 isoform X5 produces the protein MKEPDAIKLFVGQIPRHLEEKDLKPIFEQFGRIFELTVIKDKYTGLHKGCAFLTYCARDSALKAQSALHEQKTLPGMNRPIQVKPADSESRGEDRKLFVGMLGKQQTDEDVRKMFEPFGTIDECTVLRGPDGTSKGCAFVKFQTHAEAQAAINTLHSSRTLPGASSSLVVKFADTEKERGLRRMQQVATQLGMFSPIALQFGAYSAYTQALMQQQAALVAAHSAYLSPMATMAAVQMQHMAAINANGLIATPITPSSAQSPAAPVDPLQQAYAGMQHYTAYPAAYSLVAPAFPQPPALVAQQPPPPPQQQQQQQQQQQQQQREGPDGCNIFIYHLPQEFTDSEILQMFVPFGHVISAKVFVDRATNQSKCFGFVSFDNPASAQAAIQAMNGFQIGMKRLKVQLKRPKDANRPY, from the exons ATGAAGGAGCCAGATGCCATCAAGCTGTTTGTGGGGCAGATCCCGAGGCATCTGGAGGAGAAGGACCTGAAGCCCATCTTCGAACAGTTTGGTCGGATCTTTGAGCTGACTGTCATCAAGGACAAGTACACCGGGCTGCACAAGG GATGTGCCTTCCTGACATACTGTGCCCGGGATTCAGCCCTGAAGGCCCAGAGCGCCCTGCACGAACAGAAGACGCTTCCAGGG aTGAACAGGCCGATCCAGGTCAAGCCAGCCGACAGCGAGAGCCGAGGAG AAGACCGGAAGCTCTTTGTGGGGATGCTAGGGAAGCAGCAGACAGATGAGGACGTCCGGAAGATGTTTGAGCCCTTCGGGACCATCGACGAGTGCACTGTGCTCCGGGGGCCAGATGGCACCAGCAAAG GCTGCGCCTTCGTGAAGTTCCAGACCCACGCTGAGGCCCAGGCGGCCATCAACACCCTTCACAGCAGCCGGACCCTGCCA GGTGCCTCGTCCAGCCTGGTGGTGAAGTTTGCTGACACCGAGAAGGAGCGAGGTCTCCGCCGCATGCAGCAGGTGGCCACCCAGTTGGGCATGTTCAGCCCCATCGCCCTCCAGTTTGGAGCCTACAGCGCCTACACCCAGGCC ctGATGCAGCAGCAGGCGGCCCTGGTAGCGGCTCACAGTGCCTACCTCAGCCCCATGGCCACCATGGCTGCCGTGCAGATGCAGCACATGGCTGCCATCAATGCCAATGGCCTCATCGCCACCCCCATCACCCCATCCTCAG CCCAGAGCCCCGCGGCCCCCGTGGACCCCCTGCAGCAGGCCTACGCAGGGATGCAGCACTACACAG CCTACCCAGCAGCCTACAGCCTGGTTGCACCTGCGTTCCCGCAGCCTCCAGCCCTGGTCGCCCAGCAGCCCCCACCACCGcctcaacagcagcagcagcagcagcagcagcaacagcagcagcaaagaGAAG GCCCTGATGGCTGCAACATCTTCATCTACCACCTGCCCCAGGAGTTCACTGACTCAGAGATCCTCCAGATGTTTGTCCCCTTTGGCCACGTCATCTCAGCCAAAGTCTTTGTTGACCGGGCCACCAATCAAAGCAAATGTTTTG GCTTTGTGAGTTTCGACAATCCGGCCAGTGCCCAGGCTGCCATCCAGGCCATGAATGGCTTCCAGATCGGCATGAAGCGCCTCAAAGTCCAGCTAAAGCGGCCTAAGGATGCCAACCGGCCCTACTGA
- the CELF3 gene encoding CUGBP Elav-like family member 3 isoform X8, whose amino-acid sequence MKEPDAIKLFVGQIPRHLEEKDLKPIFEQFGRIFELTVIKDKYTGLHKGCAFLTYCARDSALKAQSALHEQKTLPGMNRPIQVKPADSESRGEDRKLFVGMLGKQQTDEDVRKMFEPFGTIDECTVLRGPDGTSKGCAFVKFQTHAEAQAAINTLHSSRTLPGASSSLVVKFADTEKERGLRRMQQVATQLGMFSPIALQFGAYSAYTQALMQQQAALVAAHSAYLSPMATMAAVQMQHMAAINANGLIATPITPSSGTSTPPAIAATPVSAIPAALGVNGYSPVPTQPTGQPAPDALYPNGVHPYPAQSPAAPVDPLQQAYAGMQHYTAAYPAAYSLVAPAFPQPPALVAQQPPPPPQQQQQQQQQQQQQQREGPDGCNIFIYHLPQEFTDSEILQMFVPFGHVISAKVFVDRATNQSKCFGFVSFDNPASAQAAIQAMNGFQIGMKRLKVQLKRPKDANRPY is encoded by the exons ATGAAGGAGCCAGATGCCATCAAGCTGTTTGTGGGGCAGATCCCGAGGCATCTGGAGGAGAAGGACCTGAAGCCCATCTTCGAACAGTTTGGTCGGATCTTTGAGCTGACTGTCATCAAGGACAAGTACACCGGGCTGCACAAGG GATGTGCCTTCCTGACATACTGTGCCCGGGATTCAGCCCTGAAGGCCCAGAGCGCCCTGCACGAACAGAAGACGCTTCCAGGG aTGAACAGGCCGATCCAGGTCAAGCCAGCCGACAGCGAGAGCCGAGGAG AAGACCGGAAGCTCTTTGTGGGGATGCTAGGGAAGCAGCAGACAGATGAGGACGTCCGGAAGATGTTTGAGCCCTTCGGGACCATCGACGAGTGCACTGTGCTCCGGGGGCCAGATGGCACCAGCAAAG GCTGCGCCTTCGTGAAGTTCCAGACCCACGCTGAGGCCCAGGCGGCCATCAACACCCTTCACAGCAGCCGGACCCTGCCA GGTGCCTCGTCCAGCCTGGTGGTGAAGTTTGCTGACACCGAGAAGGAGCGAGGTCTCCGCCGCATGCAGCAGGTGGCCACCCAGTTGGGCATGTTCAGCCCCATCGCCCTCCAGTTTGGAGCCTACAGCGCCTACACCCAGGCC ctGATGCAGCAGCAGGCGGCCCTGGTAGCGGCTCACAGTGCCTACCTCAGCCCCATGGCCACCATGGCTGCCGTGCAGATGCAGCACATGGCTGCCATCAATGCCAATGGCCTCATCGCCACCCCCATCACCCCATCCTCAG GAACCAGCACCCCTCCTGCCATCGCTGCCACGCCTGTCTCTGCCATTCCGGCTGCCCTGGGCGTCAACGGCTACAGCCCGGTGCCCACCCAGCCCACTGGGCAGCCTGCCCCTGATGCTCTGTATCCCAACGGGGTTCACCCCTACCCAG CCCAGAGCCCCGCGGCCCCCGTGGACCCCCTGCAGCAGGCCTACGCAGGGATGCAGCACTACACAG cagCCTACCCAGCAGCCTACAGCCTGGTTGCACCTGCGTTCCCGCAGCCTCCAGCCCTGGTCGCCCAGCAGCCCCCACCACCGcctcaacagcagcagcagcagcagcagcagcaacagcagcagcaaagaGAAG GCCCTGATGGCTGCAACATCTTCATCTACCACCTGCCCCAGGAGTTCACTGACTCAGAGATCCTCCAGATGTTTGTCCCCTTTGGCCACGTCATCTCAGCCAAAGTCTTTGTTGACCGGGCCACCAATCAAAGCAAATGTTTTG GCTTTGTGAGTTTCGACAATCCGGCCAGTGCCCAGGCTGCCATCCAGGCCATGAATGGCTTCCAGATCGGCATGAAGCGCCTCAAAGTCCAGCTAAAGCGGCCTAAGGATGCCAACCGGCCCTACTGA
- the CELF3 gene encoding CUGBP Elav-like family member 3 isoform X1, which translates to MKEPDAIKLFVGQIPRHLEEKDLKPIFEQFGRIFELTVIKDKYTGLHKGCAFLTYCARDSALKAQSALHEQKTLPGMNRPIQVKPADSESRGEDRKLFVGMLGKQQTDEDVRKMFEPFGTIDECTVLRGPDGTSKGCAFVKFQTHAEAQAAINTLHSSRTLPGASSSLVVKFADTEKERGLRRMQQVATQLGMFSPIALQFGAYSAYTQALMQQQAALVAAHSAYLSPMATMAAVQMQHMAAINANGLIATPITPSSGTSTPPAIAATPVSAIPAALGVNGYSPVPTQPTGQPAPDALYPNGVHPYPAQSPAAPVDPLQQAYAGMQHYTAYPAAYSLVAPAFPQPPALVAQQPPPPPQQQQQQQQQQQQQQREGPDGCNIFIYHLPQEFTDSEILQMFVPFGHVISAKVFVDRATNQSKCFGFVSFDNPASAQAAIQAMNGFQIGMKRLKVQLKRPKDANRPY; encoded by the exons ATGAAGGAGCCAGATGCCATCAAGCTGTTTGTGGGGCAGATCCCGAGGCATCTGGAGGAGAAGGACCTGAAGCCCATCTTCGAACAGTTTGGTCGGATCTTTGAGCTGACTGTCATCAAGGACAAGTACACCGGGCTGCACAAGG GATGTGCCTTCCTGACATACTGTGCCCGGGATTCAGCCCTGAAGGCCCAGAGCGCCCTGCACGAACAGAAGACGCTTCCAGGG aTGAACAGGCCGATCCAGGTCAAGCCAGCCGACAGCGAGAGCCGAGGAG AAGACCGGAAGCTCTTTGTGGGGATGCTAGGGAAGCAGCAGACAGATGAGGACGTCCGGAAGATGTTTGAGCCCTTCGGGACCATCGACGAGTGCACTGTGCTCCGGGGGCCAGATGGCACCAGCAAAG GCTGCGCCTTCGTGAAGTTCCAGACCCACGCTGAGGCCCAGGCGGCCATCAACACCCTTCACAGCAGCCGGACCCTGCCA GGTGCCTCGTCCAGCCTGGTGGTGAAGTTTGCTGACACCGAGAAGGAGCGAGGTCTCCGCCGCATGCAGCAGGTGGCCACCCAGTTGGGCATGTTCAGCCCCATCGCCCTCCAGTTTGGAGCCTACAGCGCCTACACCCAGGCC ctGATGCAGCAGCAGGCGGCCCTGGTAGCGGCTCACAGTGCCTACCTCAGCCCCATGGCCACCATGGCTGCCGTGCAGATGCAGCACATGGCTGCCATCAATGCCAATGGCCTCATCGCCACCCCCATCACCCCATCCTCAG GAACCAGCACCCCTCCTGCCATCGCTGCCACGCCTGTCTCTGCCATTCCGGCTGCCCTGGGCGTCAACGGCTACAGCCCGGTGCCCACCCAGCCCACTGGGCAGCCTGCCCCTGATGCTCTGTATCCCAACGGGGTTCACCCCTACCCAG CCCAGAGCCCCGCGGCCCCCGTGGACCCCCTGCAGCAGGCCTACGCAGGGATGCAGCACTACACAG CCTACCCAGCAGCCTACAGCCTGGTTGCACCTGCGTTCCCGCAGCCTCCAGCCCTGGTCGCCCAGCAGCCCCCACCACCGcctcaacagcagcagcagcagcagcagcagcaacagcagcagcaaagaGAAG GCCCTGATGGCTGCAACATCTTCATCTACCACCTGCCCCAGGAGTTCACTGACTCAGAGATCCTCCAGATGTTTGTCCCCTTTGGCCACGTCATCTCAGCCAAAGTCTTTGTTGACCGGGCCACCAATCAAAGCAAATGTTTTG GCTTTGTGAGTTTCGACAATCCGGCCAGTGCCCAGGCTGCCATCCAGGCCATGAATGGCTTCCAGATCGGCATGAAGCGCCTCAAAGTCCAGCTAAAGCGGCCTAAGGATGCCAACCGGCCCTACTGA
- the CELF3 gene encoding CUGBP Elav-like family member 3 isoform X2, which yields MKEPDAIKLFVGQIPRHLEEKDLKPIFEQFGRIFELTVIKDKYTGLHKGCAFLTYCARDSALKAQSALHEQKTLPGMNRPIQVKPADSESRGDRKLFVGMLGKQQTDEDVRKMFEPFGTIDECTVLRGPDGTSKGCAFVKFQTHAEAQAAINTLHSSRTLPGASSSLVVKFADTEKERGLRRMQQVATQLGMFSPIALQFGAYSAYTQALMQQQAALVAAHSAYLSPMATMAAVQMQHMAAINANGLIATPITPSSGTSTPPAIAATPVSAIPAALGVNGYSPVPTQPTGQPAPDALYPNGVHPYPAQSPAAPVDPLQQAYAGMQHYTAAYPAAYSLVAPAFPQPPALVAQQPPPPPQQQQQQQQQQQQQQREGPDGCNIFIYHLPQEFTDSEILQMFVPFGHVISAKVFVDRATNQSKCFGFVSFDNPASAQAAIQAMNGFQIGMKRLKVQLKRPKDANRPY from the exons ATGAAGGAGCCAGATGCCATCAAGCTGTTTGTGGGGCAGATCCCGAGGCATCTGGAGGAGAAGGACCTGAAGCCCATCTTCGAACAGTTTGGTCGGATCTTTGAGCTGACTGTCATCAAGGACAAGTACACCGGGCTGCACAAGG GATGTGCCTTCCTGACATACTGTGCCCGGGATTCAGCCCTGAAGGCCCAGAGCGCCCTGCACGAACAGAAGACGCTTCCAGGG aTGAACAGGCCGATCCAGGTCAAGCCAGCCGACAGCGAGAGCCGAGGAG ACCGGAAGCTCTTTGTGGGGATGCTAGGGAAGCAGCAGACAGATGAGGACGTCCGGAAGATGTTTGAGCCCTTCGGGACCATCGACGAGTGCACTGTGCTCCGGGGGCCAGATGGCACCAGCAAAG GCTGCGCCTTCGTGAAGTTCCAGACCCACGCTGAGGCCCAGGCGGCCATCAACACCCTTCACAGCAGCCGGACCCTGCCA GGTGCCTCGTCCAGCCTGGTGGTGAAGTTTGCTGACACCGAGAAGGAGCGAGGTCTCCGCCGCATGCAGCAGGTGGCCACCCAGTTGGGCATGTTCAGCCCCATCGCCCTCCAGTTTGGAGCCTACAGCGCCTACACCCAGGCC ctGATGCAGCAGCAGGCGGCCCTGGTAGCGGCTCACAGTGCCTACCTCAGCCCCATGGCCACCATGGCTGCCGTGCAGATGCAGCACATGGCTGCCATCAATGCCAATGGCCTCATCGCCACCCCCATCACCCCATCCTCAG GAACCAGCACCCCTCCTGCCATCGCTGCCACGCCTGTCTCTGCCATTCCGGCTGCCCTGGGCGTCAACGGCTACAGCCCGGTGCCCACCCAGCCCACTGGGCAGCCTGCCCCTGATGCTCTGTATCCCAACGGGGTTCACCCCTACCCAG CCCAGAGCCCCGCGGCCCCCGTGGACCCCCTGCAGCAGGCCTACGCAGGGATGCAGCACTACACAG cagCCTACCCAGCAGCCTACAGCCTGGTTGCACCTGCGTTCCCGCAGCCTCCAGCCCTGGTCGCCCAGCAGCCCCCACCACCGcctcaacagcagcagcagcagcagcagcagcaacagcagcagcaaagaGAAG GCCCTGATGGCTGCAACATCTTCATCTACCACCTGCCCCAGGAGTTCACTGACTCAGAGATCCTCCAGATGTTTGTCCCCTTTGGCCACGTCATCTCAGCCAAAGTCTTTGTTGACCGGGCCACCAATCAAAGCAAATGTTTTG GCTTTGTGAGTTTCGACAATCCGGCCAGTGCCCAGGCTGCCATCCAGGCCATGAATGGCTTCCAGATCGGCATGAAGCGCCTCAAAGTCCAGCTAAAGCGGCCTAAGGATGCCAACCGGCCCTACTGA
- the CELF3 gene encoding CUGBP Elav-like family member 3 isoform X3, with the protein MGCAFLTYCARDSALKAQSALHEQKTLPGMNRPIQVKPADSESRGEDRKLFVGMLGKQQTDEDVRKMFEPFGTIDECTVLRGPDGTSKGCAFVKFQTHAEAQAAINTLHSSRTLPGASSSLVVKFADTEKERGLRRMQQVATQLGMFSPIALQFGAYSAYTQALMQQQAALVAAHSAYLSPMATMAAVQMQHMAAINANGLIATPITPSSGTSTPPAIAATPVSAIPAALGVNGYSPVPTQPTGQPAPDALYPNGVHPYPAQSPAAPVDPLQQAYAGMQHYTAAYPAAYSLVAPAFPQPPALVAQQPPPPPQQQQQQQQQQQQQQREGPDGCNIFIYHLPQEFTDSEILQMFVPFGHVISAKVFVDRATNQSKCFGFVSFDNPASAQAAIQAMNGFQIGMKRLKVQLKRPKDANRPY; encoded by the exons ATGG GATGTGCCTTCCTGACATACTGTGCCCGGGATTCAGCCCTGAAGGCCCAGAGCGCCCTGCACGAACAGAAGACGCTTCCAGGG aTGAACAGGCCGATCCAGGTCAAGCCAGCCGACAGCGAGAGCCGAGGAG AAGACCGGAAGCTCTTTGTGGGGATGCTAGGGAAGCAGCAGACAGATGAGGACGTCCGGAAGATGTTTGAGCCCTTCGGGACCATCGACGAGTGCACTGTGCTCCGGGGGCCAGATGGCACCAGCAAAG GCTGCGCCTTCGTGAAGTTCCAGACCCACGCTGAGGCCCAGGCGGCCATCAACACCCTTCACAGCAGCCGGACCCTGCCA GGTGCCTCGTCCAGCCTGGTGGTGAAGTTTGCTGACACCGAGAAGGAGCGAGGTCTCCGCCGCATGCAGCAGGTGGCCACCCAGTTGGGCATGTTCAGCCCCATCGCCCTCCAGTTTGGAGCCTACAGCGCCTACACCCAGGCC ctGATGCAGCAGCAGGCGGCCCTGGTAGCGGCTCACAGTGCCTACCTCAGCCCCATGGCCACCATGGCTGCCGTGCAGATGCAGCACATGGCTGCCATCAATGCCAATGGCCTCATCGCCACCCCCATCACCCCATCCTCAG GAACCAGCACCCCTCCTGCCATCGCTGCCACGCCTGTCTCTGCCATTCCGGCTGCCCTGGGCGTCAACGGCTACAGCCCGGTGCCCACCCAGCCCACTGGGCAGCCTGCCCCTGATGCTCTGTATCCCAACGGGGTTCACCCCTACCCAG CCCAGAGCCCCGCGGCCCCCGTGGACCCCCTGCAGCAGGCCTACGCAGGGATGCAGCACTACACAG cagCCTACCCAGCAGCCTACAGCCTGGTTGCACCTGCGTTCCCGCAGCCTCCAGCCCTGGTCGCCCAGCAGCCCCCACCACCGcctcaacagcagcagcagcagcagcagcagcaacagcagcagcaaagaGAAG GCCCTGATGGCTGCAACATCTTCATCTACCACCTGCCCCAGGAGTTCACTGACTCAGAGATCCTCCAGATGTTTGTCCCCTTTGGCCACGTCATCTCAGCCAAAGTCTTTGTTGACCGGGCCACCAATCAAAGCAAATGTTTTG GCTTTGTGAGTTTCGACAATCCGGCCAGTGCCCAGGCTGCCATCCAGGCCATGAATGGCTTCCAGATCGGCATGAAGCGCCTCAAAGTCCAGCTAAAGCGGCCTAAGGATGCCAACCGGCCCTACTGA
- the CELF3 gene encoding CUGBP Elav-like family member 3 isoform X7, producing MNRPIQVKPADSESRGDRKLFVGMLGKQQTDEDVRKMFEPFGTIDECTVLRGPDGTSKGCAFVKFQTHAEAQAAINTLHSSRTLPGASSSLVVKFADTEKERGLRRMQQVATQLGMFSPIALQFGAYSAYTQALMQQQAALVAAHSAYLSPMATMAAVQMQHMAAINANGLIATPITPSSGTSTPPAIAATPVSAIPAALGVNGYSPVPTQPTGQPAPDALYPNGVHPYPAQSPAAPVDPLQQAYAGMQHYTAAYPAAYSLVAPAFPQPPALVAQQPPPPPQQQQQQQQQQQQQQREGPDGCNIFIYHLPQEFTDSEILQMFVPFGHVISAKVFVDRATNQSKCFGFVSFDNPASAQAAIQAMNGFQIGMKRLKVQLKRPKDANRPY from the exons aTGAACAGGCCGATCCAGGTCAAGCCAGCCGACAGCGAGAGCCGAGGAG ACCGGAAGCTCTTTGTGGGGATGCTAGGGAAGCAGCAGACAGATGAGGACGTCCGGAAGATGTTTGAGCCCTTCGGGACCATCGACGAGTGCACTGTGCTCCGGGGGCCAGATGGCACCAGCAAAG GCTGCGCCTTCGTGAAGTTCCAGACCCACGCTGAGGCCCAGGCGGCCATCAACACCCTTCACAGCAGCCGGACCCTGCCA GGTGCCTCGTCCAGCCTGGTGGTGAAGTTTGCTGACACCGAGAAGGAGCGAGGTCTCCGCCGCATGCAGCAGGTGGCCACCCAGTTGGGCATGTTCAGCCCCATCGCCCTCCAGTTTGGAGCCTACAGCGCCTACACCCAGGCC ctGATGCAGCAGCAGGCGGCCCTGGTAGCGGCTCACAGTGCCTACCTCAGCCCCATGGCCACCATGGCTGCCGTGCAGATGCAGCACATGGCTGCCATCAATGCCAATGGCCTCATCGCCACCCCCATCACCCCATCCTCAG GAACCAGCACCCCTCCTGCCATCGCTGCCACGCCTGTCTCTGCCATTCCGGCTGCCCTGGGCGTCAACGGCTACAGCCCGGTGCCCACCCAGCCCACTGGGCAGCCTGCCCCTGATGCTCTGTATCCCAACGGGGTTCACCCCTACCCAG CCCAGAGCCCCGCGGCCCCCGTGGACCCCCTGCAGCAGGCCTACGCAGGGATGCAGCACTACACAG cagCCTACCCAGCAGCCTACAGCCTGGTTGCACCTGCGTTCCCGCAGCCTCCAGCCCTGGTCGCCCAGCAGCCCCCACCACCGcctcaacagcagcagcagcagcagcagcagcaacagcagcagcaaagaGAAG GCCCTGATGGCTGCAACATCTTCATCTACCACCTGCCCCAGGAGTTCACTGACTCAGAGATCCTCCAGATGTTTGTCCCCTTTGGCCACGTCATCTCAGCCAAAGTCTTTGTTGACCGGGCCACCAATCAAAGCAAATGTTTTG GCTTTGTGAGTTTCGACAATCCGGCCAGTGCCCAGGCTGCCATCCAGGCCATGAATGGCTTCCAGATCGGCATGAAGCGCCTCAAAGTCCAGCTAAAGCGGCCTAAGGATGCCAACCGGCCCTACTGA
- the CELF3 gene encoding CUGBP Elav-like family member 3 isoform X6 has protein sequence MNRPIQVKPADSESRGEDRKLFVGMLGKQQTDEDVRKMFEPFGTIDECTVLRGPDGTSKGCAFVKFQTHAEAQAAINTLHSSRTLPGASSSLVVKFADTEKERGLRRMQQVATQLGMFSPIALQFGAYSAYTQALMQQQAALVAAHSAYLSPMATMAAVQMQHMAAINANGLIATPITPSSGTSTPPAIAATPVSAIPAALGVNGYSPVPTQPTGQPAPDALYPNGVHPYPAQSPAAPVDPLQQAYAGMQHYTAAYPAAYSLVAPAFPQPPALVAQQPPPPPQQQQQQQQQQQQQQREGPDGCNIFIYHLPQEFTDSEILQMFVPFGHVISAKVFVDRATNQSKCFGFVSFDNPASAQAAIQAMNGFQIGMKRLKVQLKRPKDANRPY, from the exons aTGAACAGGCCGATCCAGGTCAAGCCAGCCGACAGCGAGAGCCGAGGAG AAGACCGGAAGCTCTTTGTGGGGATGCTAGGGAAGCAGCAGACAGATGAGGACGTCCGGAAGATGTTTGAGCCCTTCGGGACCATCGACGAGTGCACTGTGCTCCGGGGGCCAGATGGCACCAGCAAAG GCTGCGCCTTCGTGAAGTTCCAGACCCACGCTGAGGCCCAGGCGGCCATCAACACCCTTCACAGCAGCCGGACCCTGCCA GGTGCCTCGTCCAGCCTGGTGGTGAAGTTTGCTGACACCGAGAAGGAGCGAGGTCTCCGCCGCATGCAGCAGGTGGCCACCCAGTTGGGCATGTTCAGCCCCATCGCCCTCCAGTTTGGAGCCTACAGCGCCTACACCCAGGCC ctGATGCAGCAGCAGGCGGCCCTGGTAGCGGCTCACAGTGCCTACCTCAGCCCCATGGCCACCATGGCTGCCGTGCAGATGCAGCACATGGCTGCCATCAATGCCAATGGCCTCATCGCCACCCCCATCACCCCATCCTCAG GAACCAGCACCCCTCCTGCCATCGCTGCCACGCCTGTCTCTGCCATTCCGGCTGCCCTGGGCGTCAACGGCTACAGCCCGGTGCCCACCCAGCCCACTGGGCAGCCTGCCCCTGATGCTCTGTATCCCAACGGGGTTCACCCCTACCCAG CCCAGAGCCCCGCGGCCCCCGTGGACCCCCTGCAGCAGGCCTACGCAGGGATGCAGCACTACACAG cagCCTACCCAGCAGCCTACAGCCTGGTTGCACCTGCGTTCCCGCAGCCTCCAGCCCTGGTCGCCCAGCAGCCCCCACCACCGcctcaacagcagcagcagcagcagcagcagcaacagcagcagcaaagaGAAG GCCCTGATGGCTGCAACATCTTCATCTACCACCTGCCCCAGGAGTTCACTGACTCAGAGATCCTCCAGATGTTTGTCCCCTTTGGCCACGTCATCTCAGCCAAAGTCTTTGTTGACCGGGCCACCAATCAAAGCAAATGTTTTG GCTTTGTGAGTTTCGACAATCCGGCCAGTGCCCAGGCTGCCATCCAGGCCATGAATGGCTTCCAGATCGGCATGAAGCGCCTCAAAGTCCAGCTAAAGCGGCCTAAGGATGCCAACCGGCCCTACTGA